From Verrucomicrobiia bacterium, a single genomic window includes:
- the lpxD gene encoding UDP-3-O-(3-hydroxymyristoyl)glucosamine N-acyltransferase, whose protein sequence is MPFTATEIASQLQGEVLGDAAVALKGFAPADRAQPGDLTFAENENYFARAEQSAASAIIAPGPFTSTKKTVIRVADARVAFARVLPLFFPEPQFAPGIHPTAVVAPSARIDPSAHVGPQCVVGEHAVVGARSVLQGLNFIGTGCQLGDDVNLFPNVTLYAHTEVGHRVRIHAGTVIGSDGFGYVLDGATHRKVPQIGNVIIRDDVEIGSNVSVDRGALGPTVIGAGTKIDNLVQIAHNVNVGEHCLLVSQVGIAGSTKLGNYVILGGQVGIAGHLKLGNKVSVAAQSGVMHNIKDGEKWLGSPAQPDRQTKRQMIAIQHLPDLLKRVAELERKLGLKNEAGTPAASE, encoded by the coding sequence ATGCCGTTCACAGCCACAGAGATTGCCAGCCAACTTCAAGGTGAAGTCCTCGGGGATGCCGCCGTCGCACTCAAGGGCTTCGCGCCCGCCGACCGGGCGCAGCCGGGCGATCTCACGTTCGCCGAGAACGAAAATTATTTTGCCCGCGCCGAACAAAGCGCCGCCTCGGCCATCATTGCGCCCGGCCCGTTCACGTCCACGAAGAAGACCGTGATCCGCGTGGCTGATGCGCGCGTGGCCTTTGCGCGGGTGCTGCCGCTATTTTTCCCCGAACCCCAATTCGCGCCGGGCATTCATCCGACGGCCGTCGTCGCCCCGTCGGCCCGGATTGACCCCAGTGCGCACGTCGGCCCGCAGTGCGTGGTCGGCGAGCACGCCGTCGTCGGCGCCCGCAGCGTGTTGCAGGGCTTGAACTTCATCGGCACCGGCTGCCAGTTGGGCGACGATGTGAACCTCTTTCCGAACGTCACGCTCTACGCGCACACCGAGGTCGGGCACCGCGTCCGCATTCACGCGGGCACGGTCATCGGCTCGGACGGTTTCGGCTACGTGCTGGACGGCGCCACGCATCGCAAGGTGCCGCAAATCGGCAACGTCATCATCCGCGATGACGTCGAGATCGGCTCGAACGTCAGCGTGGACCGCGGCGCGCTGGGGCCGACGGTGATTGGCGCCGGCACGAAAATTGATAACCTCGTGCAAATCGCCCACAACGTGAACGTCGGCGAGCATTGCCTGCTCGTGTCGCAGGTGGGCATCGCGGGCAGCACCAAGCTGGGCAACTACGTCATCCTCGGCGGCCAGGTCGGCATTGCCGGCCATTTGAAGCTCGGCAACAAGGTCTCCGTCGCCGCGCAATCCGGCGTGATGCACAACATCAAGGACGGCGAGAAGTGGCTCGGCTCGCCCGCGCAGCCCGACCGCCAGACCAAGCGCCAGATGATCGCCATCCAGCACCTGCCCGATCTGCTCAAGCGGGTGGCCGAACTCGAGCGCAAGCTCGGCCTCAAAAACGAGGCGGGGACGCCGGCCGCCAGCGAATGA
- a CDS encoding S46 family peptidase: MKFPNQAWRAILAGAAWVMALTRPANADEGMWLYTAPPLNLLEQHHHFTPTPAWLDHLEKSSVKFGGGASASFVSEDGLLLSNHHVGAGSLHRLSDATHDFLRDGFHARTRAEERRCPGVEVNALVAIEDVTKQVQAAVRPGLSPDEAAAARRAVMAGIEKESLERTGLKSEVVTLYEGGLYHLYRYKRYDDVRLVWAPELKIAAFGGDPDNFEYPRFDLDVCLFRVYENGHPAKIQNHLHWSPTGVADGDLVFVSGHPGRTFRSLTVDELANLRDVQFPARLERLYRREVVIGTWSKRSQENARRAKALLRGVENGRKALTGMLAGLLDPAIFARKTTAEAALKTAISNRTDLRPTLSAWTEIARARQSLQQVQRDYDLLEGATGFDSQLFGIARTLVRAAEESSKPNGTRLREFRDSNRASLELGLFSPEPIYADFEKVRLADSLTWLVEQRGHADPLVQRVLAGASPQDRAAALVDGCRLMDVDVRRKLYAGGDAAVRAANDPLIELARLIDPEARRLRKLVEAQNEIREQAYARIAAARLALHGLAEPPDATGTLRLAFGVVSGYREAGQSIPFETSFRGLYQRAEDHGAVEPFDLPPRWATNRARLNLATPMNFVCTADIIGGNSGSPVVNRNGELVGLIFDGNLQSLVLDTIYTDEQARAVSVNAEAIVEALRELYDAPDLAEELVTGKAR, translated from the coding sequence ATGAAGTTCCCCAACCAAGCCTGGCGCGCCATTCTGGCGGGTGCCGCCTGGGTAATGGCCCTGACCCGCCCGGCGAACGCGGACGAAGGCATGTGGCTCTACACCGCACCGCCGCTCAACCTCCTGGAACAACACCACCACTTCACGCCCACGCCCGCGTGGCTCGACCACCTGGAAAAATCATCCGTGAAATTCGGCGGCGGCGCATCCGCCTCGTTTGTCTCGGAGGATGGCCTGCTGCTCTCCAATCATCACGTGGGCGCCGGCTCGCTGCACCGGCTCAGCGATGCCACGCATGATTTCCTGCGGGACGGCTTCCATGCCCGCACGCGCGCGGAGGAACGGCGCTGCCCGGGCGTCGAAGTCAACGCGCTGGTCGCGATTGAAGACGTCACCAAACAGGTGCAGGCCGCCGTCCGGCCCGGCCTGTCGCCGGACGAAGCCGCCGCAGCCCGGCGTGCCGTGATGGCCGGCATCGAAAAGGAATCGCTCGAACGCACCGGCTTGAAGAGCGAGGTGGTGACACTCTACGAGGGCGGCTTGTATCATCTCTACCGCTACAAGCGTTACGACGATGTGCGTCTGGTGTGGGCGCCCGAACTGAAAATCGCCGCCTTCGGAGGCGATCCGGACAACTTTGAATATCCGCGCTTTGATTTGGACGTCTGCCTCTTCCGGGTTTACGAAAACGGTCACCCGGCAAAGATTCAAAACCACCTCCACTGGTCGCCGACCGGCGTGGCCGACGGCGATTTGGTGTTTGTGTCCGGCCATCCCGGCCGGACGTTTCGCAGCCTGACCGTGGACGAACTGGCGAATCTGCGCGACGTCCAGTTTCCGGCCCGCCTCGAACGGCTTTATCGCCGCGAGGTCGTCATCGGCACATGGTCGAAGCGCAGCCAGGAAAACGCGCGCCGCGCCAAGGCCCTGTTGCGCGGCGTCGAGAACGGCCGCAAAGCCCTGACCGGCATGCTCGCGGGGTTGCTGGATCCCGCCATCTTCGCCCGGAAAACCACCGCCGAAGCTGCATTGAAGACGGCCATCTCAAATCGCACCGACCTGCGCCCCACCCTGTCCGCCTGGACGGAAATCGCCCGCGCCCGTCAGTCGCTCCAGCAGGTGCAGCGGGATTATGATTTGCTCGAAGGCGCCACGGGATTTGATTCGCAATTGTTCGGCATCGCCCGGACGCTGGTGCGCGCAGCGGAGGAATCCTCCAAACCCAACGGCACGCGGCTGCGGGAGTTTCGCGATTCCAACCGCGCGTCCCTCGAACTCGGTCTGTTTTCGCCCGAGCCCATTTACGCGGACTTCGAAAAGGTCCGGCTGGCGGACAGTCTGACCTGGCTGGTCGAACAGCGCGGGCACGCTGATCCGCTGGTGCAGCGCGTGCTCGCCGGCGCCTCGCCCCAGGACCGTGCCGCAGCACTGGTGGATGGCTGCCGGCTGATGGACGTGGACGTTCGCCGCAAACTTTACGCGGGCGGTGACGCCGCCGTCCGGGCCGCGAACGATCCTCTGATCGAACTGGCCCGCTTGATCGATCCGGAGGCGCGCCGCCTGCGCAAGTTGGTGGAAGCGCAAAACGAAATCCGGGAACAAGCCTACGCCCGCATTGCCGCCGCGCGCCTTGCGCTACACGGATTGGCGGAACCGCCGGATGCCACCGGCACGTTGCGCCTGGCCTTCGGCGTCGTGAGCGGCTATCGCGAGGCCGGTCAAAGCATCCCGTTTGAAACCAGCTTCCGCGGCCTCTATCAGCGTGCGGAGGACCACGGCGCCGTGGAACCCTTCGATCTCCCGCCGCGCTGGGCCACCAACCGGGCGAGGCTCAACCTGGCGACGCCGATGAACTTCGTGTGCACCGCCGACATCATTGGCGGCAACTCCGGTAGTCCCGTGGTCAACCGCAACGGCGAACTGGTGGGCCTGATTTTCGACGGCAACCTGCAATCGCTCGTGCTGGACACGATCTACACGGACGAACAGGCCCGTGCGGTTTCCGTCAATGCGGAGGCGATTGTGGAGGCGTTGCGCGAACTTTATGACGCGCCGGACCTGGCCGAAGAACTGGTCACCGGCAAGGCCCGCTGA
- a CDS encoding DEAD/DEAH box helicase yields the protein MAKAKTKMAGRSTGTSKYDAHHKVLSQTYGALADLRRELSDSKAAVAEREEILRNFAVCPDSQRAWLLLEDYFEKLWLTRKDFPDTDWWPKMLAARNQERLEELAFLFIRAKRSIPTELTAHANFERFARVQDQEHEQRLVREIEEWMFPSKPLHLEVPKASLRVVGEPRADEQQSSHHRLAVQMLISRQRTGEKAKSLAELNDLITRAAHERELFHPNDWEFIEWVTQVHKSRAEDGETLMLSDAELFNWLARWGASTRIELADGKGNLQFFGQMAELTPRLEKNNGELLFTHRIALPNEENKLLEEARFFSLQPPLVLVGNAFYLLRNAPPASIIEHWSHRPSVPVRKLSHRLLMHLRQAQTARGVDWEQLCVVHKARPQFVFELLDDTVRLRLMARSARDESVWVWTGQTWTIDHPAKRPTDKPEILDDPRLEPAIQWLKRLDWFTPEPGLWIGDANENFLGALADIWAARPDGAEFLGNPGFHRLFLQPRQLKPKIIVKGSGIDWLSVSAEWEQEGMKLSAADLQRLASATGRFVKLPNAGWVELNISAVQSAHETMAELGVDGLIPVAQKIGMEQVAHMDETALGRFADSPQAKALREKLKTFKGVPSSALPQSLAAELRPYQKDGFDFLCHLTQMKLGGILADDMGLGKTLQTLTWLAWLRERNKKNPKPSLVICPASVLHNWRREAEKFTPGTKVLVLESGAARHNLRKQIPQHDIIVTNYALLRRDLEELQKFAFRAVILDEAQFIKNPGAQVTAAVKQIKSEHRLALTGTPLENRMLDLWSIVDFIQPGYLGTQENFIETYEPRGANAESEQRIARKRLSAKLRPLLLRRLKKHVAKDLPDRIEERMDCPLGEEQRKLYLAELRRSRDQVMKIVQEQGVAKSKMHVLAALTRLRQICCHPTLVGNDSASGKTETLFELLDPLISEGQKVLVFSQFVQMLELLEKECKTRNIPTHILTGATKDRQQVVSAFQSDPNAGVFLLSLRAAGTGLNLTSSSYVVLYDPWWNPAVEAQAIDRSHRIGQTATVNAYRLIAPGTVEEKIWELQQSKAKTIADVLGEEGFARSLSATDLEYLFSED from the coding sequence ATGGCAAAAGCTAAAACCAAGATGGCAGGCCGCTCCACGGGCACCTCGAAATATGACGCGCACCACAAGGTGCTGTCGCAAACCTACGGCGCGCTGGCGGACCTGCGCCGCGAACTCTCCGATTCCAAGGCGGCCGTGGCGGAGCGCGAGGAAATCCTGCGCAACTTCGCCGTCTGCCCCGATTCGCAGCGTGCGTGGCTGTTGCTCGAGGACTACTTCGAAAAACTCTGGCTCACGCGGAAGGATTTTCCCGACACTGACTGGTGGCCCAAAATGCTGGCCGCCCGCAACCAGGAGCGCCTCGAAGAACTGGCGTTCCTGTTCATCCGCGCCAAGCGGTCCATTCCCACCGAACTGACGGCGCACGCCAATTTCGAGCGCTTCGCCCGGGTCCAGGATCAGGAGCACGAACAGCGGCTCGTGCGCGAGATCGAGGAATGGATGTTCCCCTCGAAGCCACTGCACCTCGAAGTGCCCAAGGCCTCGCTGCGCGTCGTGGGTGAACCGCGGGCCGACGAGCAGCAGTCATCGCATCACCGCCTCGCCGTGCAGATGCTGATTTCCCGCCAACGCACCGGCGAAAAGGCCAAATCGCTGGCGGAGTTGAACGACCTCATCACGCGCGCCGCCCACGAGCGCGAGTTGTTCCACCCGAACGACTGGGAGTTCATTGAATGGGTGACGCAGGTGCACAAGAGCCGCGCCGAGGACGGTGAGACGTTGATGCTGTCCGACGCGGAATTATTCAACTGGCTGGCGCGCTGGGGCGCCTCGACCCGCATCGAGCTGGCGGACGGCAAAGGCAATCTCCAGTTCTTCGGGCAGATGGCGGAACTCACGCCGCGCCTGGAAAAGAACAATGGCGAGCTCCTGTTCACACACCGGATTGCGCTCCCGAACGAGGAGAACAAACTGCTCGAAGAAGCCCGCTTTTTCTCGCTGCAGCCGCCCCTCGTGCTGGTCGGCAACGCCTTTTACCTGCTCCGCAATGCCCCGCCCGCCAGCATCATCGAGCACTGGTCCCACCGCCCGTCCGTGCCGGTGCGCAAGTTGAGCCATCGCCTGCTCATGCACCTGCGGCAGGCCCAGACCGCGCGCGGCGTGGATTGGGAGCAGCTCTGCGTGGTGCACAAGGCCAGACCCCAATTCGTGTTCGAACTGCTCGACGACACCGTCCGCCTGCGCCTGATGGCCCGCAGCGCGCGCGATGAAAGCGTGTGGGTCTGGACCGGCCAGACCTGGACGATTGACCATCCGGCCAAGCGTCCGACGGACAAACCGGAAATTCTCGACGACCCGCGGCTGGAGCCGGCCATCCAGTGGCTGAAGCGGCTGGACTGGTTCACGCCCGAGCCCGGCCTGTGGATTGGCGATGCGAATGAAAATTTCCTCGGCGCGCTCGCCGACATCTGGGCGGCGCGGCCCGATGGCGCCGAATTCCTCGGCAACCCCGGTTTCCACCGGCTCTTTCTGCAGCCGCGGCAGCTCAAGCCCAAAATCATCGTCAAAGGCAGCGGCATCGACTGGCTGAGCGTTTCCGCCGAATGGGAGCAGGAAGGCATGAAGCTGTCCGCTGCCGACCTGCAACGCCTCGCCAGTGCCACCGGCCGCTTCGTGAAACTGCCCAACGCCGGCTGGGTGGAACTCAACATCAGTGCCGTGCAGTCCGCCCACGAAACGATGGCTGAACTCGGCGTGGACGGCCTCATTCCCGTTGCGCAGAAGATTGGCATGGAACAGGTCGCGCACATGGACGAAACCGCGCTGGGCCGGTTCGCCGATTCGCCGCAGGCCAAGGCGCTGCGTGAAAAGCTCAAGACCTTCAAGGGCGTGCCCAGTTCCGCGCTGCCACAAAGCCTGGCCGCCGAGCTGCGACCGTATCAAAAGGACGGTTTCGATTTCCTCTGCCACCTCACGCAGATGAAGCTGGGCGGCATTCTGGCCGACGACATGGGCCTCGGCAAAACCCTCCAGACCCTCACGTGGCTCGCGTGGTTGCGCGAACGCAACAAGAAAAACCCGAAGCCCTCGCTGGTCATCTGCCCCGCGTCCGTGCTGCACAACTGGCGGCGCGAAGCGGAGAAATTCACGCCCGGCACGAAAGTGCTCGTGCTCGAAAGCGGCGCGGCCCGGCACAACTTGCGCAAGCAAATCCCGCAACACGACATCATTGTGACCAATTACGCGCTGCTGCGGCGCGATTTGGAGGAATTGCAGAAGTTTGCCTTCCGCGCGGTCATCCTCGACGAGGCGCAGTTCATCAAGAACCCCGGCGCGCAGGTCACCGCCGCCGTGAAACAGATCAAGTCCGAGCATCGCCTCGCGCTCACCGGCACGCCGCTCGAAAACCGCATGCTCGACCTGTGGAGCATTGTGGATTTCATCCAGCCCGGCTACCTCGGCACGCAGGAGAATTTCATCGAGACCTATGAACCGCGCGGCGCCAATGCCGAGAGCGAACAGCGGATCGCGCGCAAGCGGCTTTCCGCAAAACTGCGTCCGCTGCTGCTGCGCCGCTTGAAGAAGCACGTCGCGAAGGATCTGCCGGACCGCATCGAAGAGCGCATGGACTGTCCGTTGGGCGAAGAACAGCGGAAGCTTTACCTGGCCGAACTGCGCCGCAGCCGCGACCAGGTGATGAAGATCGTGCAGGAGCAGGGCGTGGCGAAGAGCAAGATGCACGTGCTCGCGGCCCTGACGCGCCTGCGCCAGATCTGCTGCCACCCGACGCTCGTCGGCAACGATTCCGCGTCCGGCAAGACGGAGACGTTGTTCGAGCTGCTCGATCCGTTGATCTCCGAGGGCCAGAAGGTGCTGGTCTTCTCGCAATTCGTGCAGATGCTCGAATTGCTGGAGAAGGAGTGCAAGACCCGCAACATTCCCACGCACATCCTCACCGGCGCGACGAAGGACCGGCAACAGGTCGTGTCGGCGTTCCAAAGCGACCCGAATGCGGGCGTGTTCCTGCTCAGCCTGCGTGCGGCCGGCACCGGTTTGAACCTCACGTCCTCCAGCTACGTCGTGCTCTACGATCCGTGGTGGAATCCGGCCGTCGAGGCGCAGGCCATCGACCGCTCGCACCGTATTGGCCAGACCGCGACTGTCAACGCCTACCGCCTCATCGCGCCGGGCACCGTCGAGGAGAAGATCTGGGAGCTGCAACAGAGCAAGGCCAAGACGATCGCCGACGTGCTCGGCGAAGAGGGCTTCGCCCGCAGCCTGTCCGCGACGGATCTGGAGTATCTGTTCTCCGAGGATTAA